Proteins from one Parvibaculum lavamentivorans DS-1 genomic window:
- a CDS encoding ArsR/SmtB family transcription factor — protein sequence MPNQQQIQLDRVFHALGDPTRRAVLRRLSGGPAAVSELARPFKMALPSFTQHLNVLEECGLVRSRKAGRVRTYQLVPKPLKAAESWMVEQRSLWEKRLDQLDDYLMQMKEREE from the coding sequence ATGCCTAATCAACAGCAGATACAGCTCGATCGTGTTTTCCACGCCCTTGGCGACCCCACAAGGCGGGCCGTTCTCCGGCGGCTGAGTGGCGGTCCTGCCGCCGTCAGCGAACTGGCGCGGCCTTTCAAGATGGCGCTGCCCTCCTTTACGCAGCATTTGAACGTGCTGGAGGAGTGCGGCCTTGTCCGCTCGCGCAAGGCGGGGCGGGTGCGCACCTATCAGCTTGTGCCGAAGCCGCTCAAGGCGGCCGAGAGCTGGATGGTCGAGCAGCGTTCCCTCTGGGAGAAGCGCCTCGACCAGCTCGACGATTACCTCATGCAAATGAAGGAGAGAGAAGAATGA
- a CDS encoding SRPBCC family protein, with protein sequence MTRPDIDPKLDLVLERTVDVPPRLVWRAWTEPEHLMPWFCPRPWATVECRIDLRPGGEFYTQMRSPEGKDMEGGSGCYLEIEKERKLVWTSALGPGYRPAVARVHDLFFTAWILMEPQGQGTKYTAIAKHPDEASAKRHEEMGFHEGWNTVVDQLAEYMKTI encoded by the coding sequence ATGACCAGGCCCGATATAGACCCGAAGCTCGACCTCGTGCTCGAACGCACCGTCGATGTGCCGCCGCGCCTCGTCTGGCGCGCCTGGACGGAGCCGGAGCATCTCATGCCGTGGTTCTGCCCGCGCCCCTGGGCGACGGTCGAATGCCGGATCGACCTGCGGCCCGGCGGCGAGTTCTACACCCAGATGCGTTCGCCCGAAGGCAAGGACATGGAGGGCGGCTCCGGCTGCTATCTCGAAATCGAGAAGGAGCGGAAGCTCGTCTGGACCTCGGCGCTAGGCCCCGGCTACCGGCCGGCCGTGGCGCGGGTGCACGATCTTTTCTTCACCGCCTGGATTCTCATGGAGCCGCAGGGGCAGGGCACGAAATACACCGCCATCGCCAAGCACCCGGACGAGGCCTCGGCGAAGCGTCACGAGGAAATGGGTTTCCATGAAGGCTGGAACACCGTTGTGGACCAGCTTGCCGAATACATGAAGACGATCTAG
- a CDS encoding DUF998 domain-containing protein: MIAGLTADRLLLHSGIVAGLLFFVVPTILVFTRPGFDIERHAISMLSLGEGGWMMKAVFIVSGLFVLACAWGIHAELARGQGGIAAPLLIGAYGVGLVLAGIFDAPAGLGFPQGTPDDQQPVMTTAATLHSLAFMIAFGGLILSCFVFAFHFWQTEQLFWAVASLATGIVLPLLIGLGMSMVVAPGIAFYWAAMLGWLWLAAVLIVLPHGT; this comes from the coding sequence ATGATTGCAGGACTGACGGCGGACCGCCTCCTTCTCCATTCCGGCATCGTCGCGGGACTTCTGTTCTTCGTCGTACCCACGATCCTCGTGTTCACGCGCCCCGGCTTCGACATCGAGCGCCACGCGATCAGCATGTTGAGCCTTGGCGAGGGCGGCTGGATGATGAAGGCGGTCTTCATCGTGAGCGGGCTCTTCGTGCTTGCCTGCGCCTGGGGCATTCATGCGGAGCTTGCGCGGGGGCAGGGCGGCATCGCCGCCCCCTTGCTCATCGGCGCCTATGGCGTCGGGCTGGTCCTTGCCGGCATTTTCGATGCGCCTGCGGGGCTCGGCTTTCCGCAAGGCACGCCGGACGATCAGCAGCCGGTGATGACGACTGCCGCCACTCTGCACAGCCTCGCCTTCATGATCGCCTTTGGCGGTCTCATTCTTTCCTGCTTCGTGTTTGCCTTTCATTTCTGGCAAACGGAGCAACTGTTCTGGGCGGTGGCGTCGCTCGCTACGGGCATTGTGCTGCCGCTGCTGATCGGCCTCGGCATGTCCATGGTTGTCGCTCCCGGCATCGCCTTCTACTGGGCGGCCATGCTTGGCTGGCTGTGGCTCGCCGCGGTGCTGATCGTGCTGCCTCACGGTACATGA
- a CDS encoding SRPBCC family protein, with amino-acid sequence MTKAPAIHAERDPDFLYVIHIDAKPEDVWAALTDNKTERAWWGGTRQDSSFEPGSPIIYRRKGGVDVRGEILESEPPRRLVYTFQVEGPGPQHDEGPSIVTYDVAANGKLTKLTVSHTNFPKNSAVLKGISSGWPGILSGLKSALERGVVPAFF; translated from the coding sequence ATGACCAAGGCACCTGCGATACATGCGGAACGCGACCCGGACTTCCTCTATGTGATCCATATCGATGCGAAGCCGGAAGATGTCTGGGCGGCGCTGACCGACAACAAGACGGAACGCGCCTGGTGGGGCGGAACGCGCCAGGACTCGAGCTTCGAGCCGGGCTCGCCGATCATCTATCGCCGCAAGGGCGGCGTCGATGTGCGCGGCGAAATTCTCGAAAGCGAGCCGCCGCGCCGCCTCGTCTACACCTTCCAGGTCGAAGGCCCGGGGCCGCAGCATGACGAGGGCCCTTCCATCGTCACCTATGACGTGGCGGCGAACGGCAAGCTGACGAAGCTGACCGTCAGCCACACGAATTTCCCGAAGAACTCGGCCGTGCTGAAAGGCATTTCGAGCGGCTGGCCGGGCATTCTCTCCGGCCTCAAATCGGCGCTGGAACGCGGCGTCGTGCCGGCCTTCTTCTGA
- a CDS encoding ArsR/SmtB family transcription factor, with the protein MTLDAAFRALADASRRELLDRLYARNGQTLGELCEGLAMTRQAVTKHLAILEEANLVATAWRGREKLHYLNPVPIAEIADRWIRKFERAEVDGLIDLKKSLERKRNGKPAEGQDK; encoded by the coding sequence ATGACGCTCGACGCCGCCTTTCGCGCCCTCGCCGACGCCAGCAGGCGCGAACTGCTGGACCGGCTCTATGCACGAAACGGACAGACGCTGGGCGAACTCTGCGAGGGGCTTGCCATGACGCGGCAGGCCGTGACGAAACATCTCGCCATTCTCGAAGAGGCGAACCTCGTGGCGACCGCCTGGCGCGGCCGCGAAAAGCTTCACTACCTGAACCCGGTGCCGATTGCCGAAATCGCCGACCGCTGGATCAGGAAGTTCGAAAGGGCGGAAGTCGACGGGCTGATCGACCTGAAGAAATCGCTCGAAAGAAAACGCAACGGCAAACCGGCTGAAGGACAAGACAAATGA
- the ettA gene encoding energy-dependent translational throttle protein EttA, which yields MAAYQYVYVMDRLSKTYPGGKQVLKDIRLSFLPGVKIGVVGLNGAGKSTLLRIMAGVDKDHTGEAWAAAGAKVGYLQQEPELDPALNVFGNVMEGAAEKKALIDRYNELAMNYSDETAEEMAKLQDIIDAQNLWDLDSQVEMAMDALRCPDPEADVNNLSGGEKRRVALCRLLLASPDLLLLDEPTNHLDAESIAWLQNYLKEYTGTVVMVTHDRYFLDNVTGWILELDRGSGIPYEGNYSSWLEQKEKRLEQEGRQEEAKQRTLARELEWIRQSPKARQAKSKARISAYDELLAEAGKQQEGRAQIVIPAGPRLGGNVYEAENISKGFGDKLLIDDLSFKLPPGGIVGVIGPNGAGKTTLFRMLTGQEKPDSGKLTIGETVVMGYVDQSRDSLDSNKTVWEEISGGTDIVELGKITMPSRAYVGSFNFKGSDQQKKVGLLSGGERNRVHLAKMLKSGANLLLLDEPTNDLDVETLRALEDALVAFAGCAVVISHDRWFLDRIATHMLAFEGDSHVEWFEGNYQDYEEDKKRRMGPAAEIPTRIKYKRFSR from the coding sequence ATGGCCGCCTATCAGTACGTCTATGTCATGGACCGCCTGTCGAAGACCTATCCGGGCGGCAAGCAGGTTCTGAAGGACATCCGTCTTTCCTTCCTCCCCGGCGTCAAGATCGGCGTTGTCGGCCTCAACGGCGCGGGCAAGTCCACGCTGCTCCGCATCATGGCGGGCGTCGACAAGGATCACACGGGCGAGGCCTGGGCGGCGGCGGGCGCGAAGGTCGGCTATCTCCAGCAGGAGCCGGAGCTCGACCCGGCGCTCAACGTCTTCGGCAACGTCATGGAAGGTGCGGCCGAGAAGAAGGCGCTCATCGACCGCTACAACGAACTCGCCATGAACTACTCGGACGAGACGGCCGAGGAAATGGCGAAGCTGCAGGACATCATCGACGCGCAGAACCTCTGGGATCTCGACAGCCAGGTCGAGATGGCGATGGATGCACTGCGCTGCCCGGACCCGGAAGCGGATGTGAACAATCTTTCGGGCGGTGAAAAGCGCCGTGTCGCGCTCTGCCGCCTGTTGCTCGCCTCGCCCGATCTGCTGCTCCTCGACGAACCGACCAACCATCTCGACGCGGAATCGATCGCCTGGCTCCAGAACTACCTGAAGGAATATACAGGCACCGTCGTCATGGTCACCCATGACCGCTATTTCCTCGACAATGTGACGGGCTGGATTCTCGAACTCGATCGCGGTTCGGGCATTCCCTATGAAGGCAATTATTCCTCATGGCTCGAACAGAAGGAAAAGCGCCTCGAACAGGAAGGCCGCCAGGAGGAGGCGAAGCAGCGCACGCTGGCGCGCGAACTCGAATGGATCAGGCAGAGCCCGAAGGCGCGCCAGGCGAAATCCAAGGCCCGTATCAGCGCCTATGACGAGTTGCTGGCCGAGGCCGGCAAGCAGCAGGAAGGCAGGGCCCAGATCGTCATTCCGGCGGGCCCGCGCCTCGGCGGCAATGTCTATGAGGCCGAAAACATCTCCAAGGGTTTCGGCGACAAGCTCCTGATCGACGATCTCTCCTTCAAGCTGCCGCCCGGCGGCATTGTCGGCGTCATCGGCCCGAACGGCGCCGGCAAGACCACGCTTTTCCGTATGCTGACGGGTCAGGAAAAGCCCGACAGCGGCAAGCTCACGATCGGTGAGACCGTCGTCATGGGTTATGTCGACCAGAGCCGCGACTCGCTCGACAGCAACAAGACCGTCTGGGAGGAAATCTCCGGCGGCACCGACATCGTCGAACTCGGCAAGATCACCATGCCGAGCCGCGCCTATGTGGGCTCGTTCAACTTCAAGGGTTCGGACCAGCAGAAGAAGGTGGGCCTTCTCTCAGGCGGCGAGCGCAACCGCGTTCACCTCGCCAAGATGCTGAAGTCCGGCGCGAACCTCCTTCTCCTCGACGAACCGACCAACGACCTCGACGTCGAAACGCTGCGCGCGCTCGAAGACGCGCTCGTCGCCTTCGCCGGCTGCGCCGTGGTCATCTCGCATGATCGCTGGTTCCTCGACCGCATCGCCACGCACATGCTCGCCTTCGAGGGCGACAGCCATGTCGAATGGTTCGAGGGCAACTACCAGGATTACGAGGAAGACAAGAAGCGCCGCATGGGCCCCGCCGCCGAAATTCCGACGCGGATCAAGTACAAGCGTTTCAGCCGGTAA
- a CDS encoding SDR family NAD(P)-dependent oxidoreductase, translated as MTSISLVTGGSRGLGRNTALSIARRGGDVVLTYRSQAAEAEAVVAEIQAIGRKAAALQLDTGDTSAFAAFADRLRKVLRDTWGRETFDHLVNNAGHGDYALIGDTTEAQFDRLVDVHFKGVYFLTQTLLPLIADGGRIVNLSSGLTRLSYPGYAAYAAVKGAVEVLTRYMAKELGGRGIAVNTVAPGAIETDFGGGAVRDTPELNRQFAEMTALGRVGLPDDIGPMIAGLLSGENRWVNAQRIEVSGGQGI; from the coding sequence ATGACCAGCATATCTCTTGTTACCGGCGGGAGCCGCGGCCTTGGCCGCAATACCGCGCTCAGCATCGCCCGGCGCGGCGGCGATGTCGTTCTCACCTATCGGAGCCAGGCCGCCGAGGCCGAAGCAGTGGTCGCGGAGATTCAGGCAATTGGCCGGAAGGCGGCGGCCCTGCAGCTCGATACCGGCGACACGTCGGCCTTCGCGGCCTTTGCCGATCGTTTGCGCAAGGTCCTACGCGACACGTGGGGACGCGAGACATTCGATCACCTGGTGAATAATGCCGGTCATGGCGACTATGCCCTGATCGGCGACACGACCGAGGCGCAGTTCGACCGTTTGGTGGATGTCCACTTCAAGGGTGTCTATTTCCTTACCCAGACCTTACTGCCGCTGATCGCGGATGGCGGCCGCATTGTGAACCTCTCCTCCGGGCTCACACGTCTGTCTTACCCCGGCTATGCAGCTTACGCGGCGGTGAAGGGCGCGGTTGAGGTCCTCACCCGCTACATGGCAAAGGAGCTGGGCGGGCGCGGCATCGCGGTCAACACGGTGGCGCCGGGTGCCATCGAGACCGATTTCGGCGGCGGCGCGGTCCGCGACACTCCTGAACTCAACAGGCAATTCGCGGAGATGACGGCTCTGGGCCGCGTCGGCCTGCCGGATGATATAGGGCCGATGATTGCCGGCCTTCTTTCCGGGGAAAATCGCTGGGTGAATGCCCAGCGGATCGAGGTGTCCGGCGGTCAGGGCATCTGA
- a CDS encoding ATP-binding protein — translation MDEKYLSDQEMAAIVREAVDRLPGGFVIFGPDHEILLSNAQNERDFPFTNEALRQGKTYLEATHFAVKKVAPDLPDEVALSVARNIHDTLAKGEPVELRTHLGTVMQVIEIPLSFGGWVAVGADVTALRERERELKKSRKQAEAANEAKSAFLANISHEIRTPLNGILGMAQLMASGDLTPGQKDQIETILDSGKTLMALLNDVLDLSKIEAGRFDISPIDNDLGQLLRRMEKLWAPRASEKGLVLTLDINSAMPELLRFDPIRVRQCVSNLVSNAIKFTERGSVRVAARCVPAGEGEFDVLVEISDTGIGMSGETLGKLFAPFTQADASTSRRFGGTGLGLSISRKLAQLMGGDVVAESEEGRGSLFTLTFRAAEGRRVSEAPQNADVDQTGGARWAKGLAVLLVDDHPLNRKVARLFLEPLGIAITEAENGEEALRWLQTQPFDLVLLDMHMPVMNGMETLAHIRAHEPHIRDLPVIALTADSLGPDNSRYRDFGADGYVGKPMDHRDLILEIGRVLEEKHGRAPMPREAMPDLRRA, via the coding sequence ATGGACGAGAAATATCTGAGCGATCAGGAAATGGCGGCGATCGTGCGGGAGGCGGTGGACCGTCTGCCCGGCGGCTTCGTCATCTTTGGCCCCGACCACGAAATCCTTCTGTCCAACGCGCAGAACGAGCGCGATTTTCCCTTCACCAACGAGGCGCTCCGCCAGGGCAAGACTTATCTCGAGGCGACGCATTTCGCGGTCAAGAAGGTCGCGCCCGATTTGCCGGACGAAGTGGCGCTTTCGGTGGCGCGAAACATTCACGATACATTGGCGAAGGGTGAGCCGGTCGAGTTGAGAACCCATCTCGGCACGGTCATGCAGGTCATCGAGATTCCGCTTTCCTTCGGCGGCTGGGTTGCTGTCGGGGCCGATGTTACGGCGCTTCGCGAGCGCGAACGCGAATTGAAAAAGTCGCGCAAGCAGGCCGAGGCCGCCAATGAGGCGAAGTCCGCATTCCTGGCCAATATCAGCCATGAAATCCGCACGCCGCTGAACGGTATTCTCGGCATGGCGCAGCTCATGGCGTCAGGCGATCTCACGCCCGGGCAGAAGGACCAGATCGAGACGATCCTCGATTCCGGCAAGACGCTGATGGCGCTTCTCAACGACGTGCTGGACCTCTCCAAAATCGAAGCCGGCCGCTTCGACATTTCGCCCATCGACAATGATCTCGGGCAGTTGTTGCGCCGCATGGAAAAGCTCTGGGCGCCCCGCGCGTCGGAAAAGGGGCTCGTCCTCACGCTCGATATAAACAGCGCCATGCCGGAGCTCTTGCGGTTCGATCCGATCCGCGTGCGCCAATGCGTCTCCAACCTCGTTTCAAATGCGATCAAGTTCACCGAGCGGGGCAGCGTGCGCGTTGCCGCGCGCTGCGTTCCCGCCGGCGAAGGCGAGTTCGATGTGCTTGTCGAAATTTCGGATACCGGCATCGGCATGAGCGGCGAGACACTCGGCAAGCTTTTCGCGCCTTTCACACAGGCCGATGCTTCCACCTCGCGCCGCTTCGGCGGCACCGGCCTCGGCCTGTCGATCAGCCGCAAGCTCGCGCAATTGATGGGTGGCGATGTGGTGGCCGAGAGCGAGGAGGGCAGGGGCTCCCTCTTCACGCTCACCTTCCGCGCCGCCGAAGGCCGCCGCGTCAGCGAAGCGCCGCAAAACGCCGATGTCGACCAGACAGGCGGCGCGCGCTGGGCGAAAGGTCTCGCCGTCCTGCTGGTCGACGATCATCCGCTCAATCGCAAGGTGGCGCGTCTTTTCCTCGAACCGCTCGGCATCGCAATCACGGAAGCCGAAAACGGTGAAGAGGCGCTGCGCTGGTTGCAGACGCAACCCTTCGACCTTGTGCTGCTCGACATGCACATGCCGGTGATGAACGGTATGGAGACGCTGGCTCATATTCGTGCGCATGAGCCGCATATCCGCGACCTGCCGGTCATTGCGCTGACGGCTGACTCGCTCGGCCCCGACAATTCCCGCTACCGCGATTTCGGCGCCGATGGCTATGTCGGCAAGCCGATGGACCATCGCGATCTCATTCTGGAAATCGGCCGCGTGCTGGAAGAAAAGCATGGCCGCGCACCCATGCCGCGCGAAGCCATGCCGGATCTGCGCCGCGCCTGA
- a CDS encoding PAS domain-containing protein — protein sequence MSIRSAIMEGAAPACPVRSAKSIAFQEAWAEIPKSALIPDKADFRPERLKTFLNDIYLVELHEEAERRVLFRLAGQSVRDGLGIEMRGLNYVDFVPPEHREASGISMRKMFGPVPCGRWVRKEIVHSDGFRERIELTQMPMTDMASGCWLVIGIVEGFGENHAHAAADNGQFRFESLDAEHFIDIGAGLPE from the coding sequence GTGAGTATCCGGTCGGCCATTATGGAAGGCGCCGCGCCCGCCTGCCCCGTGCGCTCGGCGAAGAGCATCGCCTTTCAAGAGGCGTGGGCCGAAATTCCGAAATCTGCGCTCATACCCGACAAAGCCGACTTCCGGCCCGAACGGCTGAAGACATTTCTCAACGACATCTATCTGGTGGAGCTGCATGAGGAGGCGGAGCGGCGCGTGCTCTTTCGTCTTGCCGGACAATCGGTGCGCGATGGCCTTGGCATCGAGATGCGCGGCCTGAACTATGTCGACTTCGTTCCGCCGGAGCACCGCGAAGCCTCCGGTATTTCCATGCGCAAGATGTTCGGACCCGTGCCCTGCGGAAGATGGGTGCGCAAGGAAATCGTGCATAGCGACGGCTTTCGCGAACGGATCGAACTGACCCAGATGCCGATGACGGACATGGCGAGCGGCTGCTGGCTGGTGATCGGCATTGTGGAAGGGTTTGGCGAGAACCACGCGCATGCGGCAGCCGACAATGGACAGTTCCGCTTCGAAAGCCTCGACGCGGAGCATTTCATCGATATCGGCGCGGGACTCCCGGAATAG
- a CDS encoding MlaC/ttg2D family ABC transporter substrate-binding protein — MFTTRIALRTLVAPLAICVALMTSAAHAQASTDQAAVSFVEDVSTRAIDIISDKSASKAEREKAFQQLLNETADMQRIAAFALGQYLRTPTEEQKNEYLKLVETFIVKVYVTRLSDYNNEKLDVLSAKAKGDTQAIVQSEIKFTNGREPVKVDWWLVKNGSDFKIFDVNVVGIWLAQEQRSTFTTVIRNNGGNFEALLEHLRSQIAKAETGDISGISAAN; from the coding sequence ATGTTCACGACACGGATTGCCCTGCGAACGCTGGTCGCACCGCTCGCAATTTGCGTGGCGCTCATGACCAGCGCCGCCCATGCGCAAGCATCGACGGATCAGGCCGCAGTGAGCTTCGTGGAAGATGTCTCGACACGCGCCATCGACATCATCAGCGACAAGTCCGCCTCGAAGGCGGAACGGGAAAAGGCGTTCCAGCAGCTGCTTAATGAAACGGCCGACATGCAGCGCATCGCCGCCTTCGCGCTCGGCCAGTACCTGCGCACACCGACGGAAGAGCAGAAGAACGAATATCTGAAGCTCGTCGAGACATTCATCGTGAAGGTCTATGTGACGCGCCTCTCCGACTACAATAATGAAAAGCTCGACGTGCTCAGCGCGAAGGCCAAGGGCGACACCCAGGCGATCGTGCAGAGCGAGATCAAGTTCACCAATGGCCGCGAACCCGTCAAGGTCGACTGGTGGCTTGTGAAGAATGGTAGCGACTTCAAAATCTTCGACGTGAACGTCGTCGGCATCTGGCTGGCGCAGGAGCAGCGCTCTACCTTCACCACCGTCATTCGCAACAATGGCGGCAATTTCGAAGCCCTGCTGGAGCATCTGCGCTCGCAGATCGCCAAGGCGGAAACGGGCGATATTTCGGGCATCAGCGCAGCGAACTGA
- a CDS encoding MlaA family lipoprotein: protein MKMKDGSGMPKAMRNMALAMVALIAFAAAPHVAMAQAEAPAAVDNGVDENDPLEPMNRYFFELNKFFDTILLKPVATWYDGVVPEPGRDGVRNFLDNLRSPVILANDMLQGEWERAGTTASRFGINTTVGVLGLFDPASSWGMPQHSEDFGQTLAVYGTGEGAYLYLPVLGPAPPRDLTGFFVDQFFDPLTYIYWDKPKTVPTIRFVVNGIDQRARSLKTLDQIERTSVDHYATIRNLYRQIRANEIANGQRDFDDLPDIDNLNFDTNETNNPGMRF from the coding sequence ATGAAGATGAAGGACGGGTCCGGCATGCCGAAAGCGATGAGGAACATGGCGCTTGCGATGGTGGCGCTCATTGCGTTCGCCGCAGCGCCGCATGTCGCCATGGCCCAGGCCGAAGCGCCGGCGGCCGTCGACAACGGCGTCGACGAGAACGATCCGCTGGAGCCGATGAACCGCTACTTCTTCGAGCTCAACAAATTCTTCGACACCATTCTGCTGAAGCCGGTCGCCACCTGGTATGACGGCGTCGTGCCGGAACCGGGCCGCGACGGCGTCCGCAACTTCCTCGACAATCTGCGCAGCCCCGTCATTCTCGCGAACGACATGCTGCAAGGCGAGTGGGAGCGCGCGGGCACGACGGCAAGCCGCTTCGGCATCAATACGACTGTCGGCGTACTCGGCCTGTTCGATCCGGCATCGAGCTGGGGAATGCCGCAGCACAGTGAAGATTTCGGCCAGACACTCGCTGTCTACGGTACGGGCGAAGGCGCCTATCTCTATCTGCCGGTGCTCGGCCCTGCCCCGCCCCGCGACCTGACGGGCTTCTTCGTCGACCAGTTTTTCGACCCCTTGACCTATATCTATTGGGACAAGCCGAAGACGGTGCCGACGATCCGCTTCGTCGTGAACGGTATCGATCAGCGCGCACGCAGCCTGAAGACGCTCGACCAGATCGAACGGACCTCTGTCGATCATTACGCAACCATCCGCAATCTCTATCGCCAGATCCGCGCGAACGAGATCGCCAACGGCCAGCGCGACTTCGACGACTTGCCGGATATCGACAACCTAAATTTCGACACAAACGAAACAAACAATCCCGGCATGCGTTTCTAG
- a CDS encoding ArsR/SmtB family transcription factor: MEQLLAGLRAAGEPTRLRLLALLARGELTVTELTQILRQSQPRVSRHLKLLCEAALLERFREGSWVFYRLAGSGPVAELAEVLSDLIPQEDIVIARDMERLEAVRAARAEKAAAYFRANAEEWSRIRSLYVPEDKVEQTMLEFGARDDIGLIADLGTGTGRMLELFGPKAKSGVGIDLSPEMLALARTQLAQAPLQNCSIRQGDLYDLPMQDETADLVTLHMVLHYLDDPAASIAEAVRILKPGGRLLIADFAPHELDYLRETHAHRRLGFGEDEVKEWLADAGLQIRETRHLPPEGGEDAKLTVSIWVADKAAGPARKPEKAMEFEGAK, encoded by the coding sequence ATGGAGCAACTTCTGGCAGGTCTGAGAGCGGCGGGTGAACCAACCCGCCTGCGTTTGCTCGCTCTGTTGGCGCGCGGGGAACTGACCGTGACCGAGCTCACGCAGATCCTGCGTCAGAGCCAGCCGCGCGTCAGCCGCCACCTGAAGCTTCTCTGCGAAGCCGCCTTGCTGGAGCGGTTCCGGGAGGGAAGCTGGGTTTTCTACCGCCTGGCGGGCTCGGGTCCGGTGGCTGAGCTGGCAGAAGTCCTGAGCGACCTGATCCCGCAGGAAGACATTGTGATCGCGAGGGATATGGAGCGCCTCGAGGCGGTGCGCGCGGCGCGGGCCGAGAAGGCTGCAGCCTATTTCCGGGCCAATGCCGAGGAATGGAGCCGCATCCGGTCTCTTTATGTCCCGGAGGACAAGGTCGAGCAGACGATGCTGGAGTTCGGCGCGCGGGACGATATCGGCCTTATCGCGGATCTCGGTACCGGCACCGGCCGGATGCTGGAACTGTTCGGGCCCAAGGCAAAAAGCGGCGTCGGGATTGATCTGAGCCCGGAAATGCTTGCGCTGGCGCGGACGCAGCTTGCCCAGGCGCCGCTGCAAAACTGTTCGATCCGTCAGGGCGACCTCTACGACCTGCCAATGCAGGACGAGACGGCCGACCTGGTGACGCTGCACATGGTGCTGCACTACCTGGACGACCCGGCGGCTTCCATCGCGGAAGCTGTGCGGATTTTGAAGCCGGGCGGACGCCTGCTGATCGCGGATTTCGCGCCGCATGAACTCGACTATCTGCGCGAGACGCATGCGCATCGGCGGCTCGGGTTTGGCGAGGACGAGGTCAAGGAATGGCTGGCGGATGCCGGCCTTCAAATAAGAGAGACAAGGCATTTGCCGCCGGAAGGCGGCGAGGACGCCAAACTTACCGTCTCGATCTGGGTTGCGGACAAGGCCGCCGGGCCGGCACGCAAACCCGAAAAGGCGATGGAATTCGAAGGAGCAAAATAA
- the metF gene encoding methylenetetrahydrofolate reductase [NAD(P)H], whose translation MGKPEKKEQRERTRVSFEFFPPKTPEMEETLWRSIRRLEPLQPEFVSVTYGAGGSTRERTHATVKRILDETTLEPVAHLTCVGASRAEVDDVIRAYWDAGIRHIVALRGDMPELGAPYQPHPDGYQSTPELIAAIRKIGDFNVIVSAYPEKHPESVSLEADIELLKRKVDAGATRAITQFVFDTEKHVRFLEKATKAGIDVPIVPGIMPTTNFKGTKRMAERCGASIPQWLESYYAGLDDELETRKLIAAYVAAEQVNRLRAYGFDRFHFYTLNQADLTFAICHVLGLRPQAALTPAEPA comes from the coding sequence ATGGGAAAACCAGAAAAAAAGGAGCAGCGCGAGCGGACCCGCGTTTCGTTCGAGTTCTTTCCGCCGAAGACCCCCGAGATGGAAGAGACGCTGTGGCGCTCGATCCGGCGGCTGGAGCCCCTGCAGCCGGAATTCGTGTCGGTGACTTACGGCGCGGGCGGATCGACGCGGGAGCGCACGCATGCGACGGTCAAGCGCATTCTCGATGAAACGACGCTGGAGCCTGTCGCCCATCTCACCTGTGTCGGTGCGTCGCGCGCGGAAGTGGATGATGTAATCCGTGCTTATTGGGACGCGGGCATTCGCCACATCGTCGCGCTGCGCGGCGACATGCCGGAATTGGGCGCGCCATACCAGCCGCATCCGGATGGCTATCAATCGACGCCCGAGCTTATCGCCGCCATTCGCAAGATCGGCGACTTCAATGTGATCGTGTCGGCCTATCCCGAAAAGCACCCGGAATCGGTTTCACTCGAAGCCGATATCGAATTGCTGAAAAGGAAAGTCGATGCGGGCGCCACGCGCGCCATCACCCAATTCGTGTTCGATACCGAAAAGCATGTCCGCTTTCTGGAGAAGGCGACCAAGGCCGGCATCGATGTGCCGATCGTGCCGGGGATCATGCCGACGACGAATTTCAAAGGTACAAAGCGCATGGCGGAGCGCTGCGGCGCCAGCATCCCGCAATGGCTGGAGAGCTATTACGCCGGGCTGGACGATGAACTGGAAACAAGAAAGCTCATCGCCGCCTATGTGGCGGCCGAACAGGTCAACCGGTTGCGGGCCTATGGCTTCGACCGCTTTCATTTTTACACGCTGAACCAGGCAGATCTCACCTTCGCGATCTGCCATGTGCTGGGCTTGCGCCCGCAGGCAGCACTGACGCCGGCAGAGCCGGCTTGA